The proteins below come from a single Chitinophaga pinensis DSM 2588 genomic window:
- a CDS encoding YfhO family protein produces the protein MIKRLKSLLPHAIAILALLLLSIIYCRPAMNGKILSQSDNVQWQGMAKEAMDYKQAHGITPLWTTSMFGGMPTYQIALETPYDFVNYIPAILTLGLPKPVNVLFLSAICFYLLCITLGANPWLGFLGAVAYTYASYSPIIIVTGHETKMLAMAYMPAVIAGLILIIRQRYLLGTGIMALALTYLIGANHLQITYYFFLILGVIGVAYAVYSILQKQYKELIIGGLAVLLAVGLALATNAVSLWTTYEYSKESTRGGTSELTPLPTAATADKPQGGLERSYAFAWSYGKFESFTLLVPDIYGGSSSGSLSKDSETFKKLSAMGVPENQSEQLIKHWNLYWGDQSVLGTSGPVYLGIVICMLVLLGLFIIRSWHKWWLIAISVLGIVLAWGSNFPAFNYFMFDHFPLYNKFRAPSQALIIPQFSFAILAVLTLQELIGGKITKEVLMKKLKWTGLIMAGLLVIIYAASLSANYTNATHDPQNPGGDDRFQSELTQMLQGNTQLSGELMSALYADREQLYHHDVWRAAFFAGLVFLLLWFFLKKGFNTTYLLAGIGILATIDLLQVDSRYLNSESFMDESNYSRPFQASAADQQILQDKDPHYRVFNLTAHPFDDAMTSYFHKSVGGYHAAKLQLYADLIERQISRNNLQVLNMLNTKYVIVPGADGQPVAQRNPEALGNAWFVKQIVWAKNAEEEMSMLDHMNTRDSVVIDGRYKNTVSSEPVYDSTATISLIANNLNEISYNSNTVSPQFAVFSEVYYSQGWKAYVDGTEVPYARVNYALRGMPVPAGKHTILFRFEPAAYYTGMKLSIGSYLVMLLLLTGGIVLNFRMNKVNEEKSKSV, from the coding sequence ATGATCAAACGATTAAAGTCACTGTTGCCACATGCAATTGCCATTTTGGCGCTGCTGCTGCTTTCAATTATTTACTGCCGGCCTGCTATGAACGGCAAAATACTCAGCCAGAGTGATAATGTACAGTGGCAGGGTATGGCAAAAGAAGCAATGGATTATAAACAGGCACATGGCATTACGCCGCTGTGGACGACCAGCATGTTTGGCGGAATGCCGACATACCAGATTGCACTTGAAACGCCTTATGACTTTGTTAACTATATACCCGCCATACTGACGCTGGGGCTTCCAAAGCCAGTGAATGTGCTGTTTCTCTCAGCGATTTGTTTTTATCTTTTATGCATAACGTTGGGCGCAAATCCCTGGCTCGGATTTCTGGGAGCAGTTGCGTATACCTACGCCAGCTACTCGCCTATTATTATTGTAACAGGGCATGAAACTAAAATGCTCGCGATGGCTTATATGCCGGCAGTAATCGCCGGGCTTATACTGATCATTCGTCAGCGTTACCTGTTGGGGACTGGTATTATGGCCCTGGCACTGACCTATCTGATAGGTGCAAATCACCTGCAGATCACTTATTATTTCTTCCTTATACTGGGTGTTATTGGTGTAGCATATGCTGTTTACAGTATACTTCAGAAACAATATAAAGAACTGATTATAGGTGGACTAGCCGTATTGCTGGCCGTCGGACTTGCATTAGCCACAAACGCGGTTAGTCTGTGGACGACCTACGAATATTCAAAAGAAAGTACCCGTGGAGGCACTTCAGAATTGACACCACTGCCGACTGCCGCAACAGCAGATAAACCACAGGGAGGACTGGAAAGAAGTTATGCTTTTGCCTGGAGCTATGGAAAGTTTGAAAGCTTTACGCTCTTGGTTCCTGATATCTACGGCGGTAGTTCTTCCGGTTCATTGAGTAAAGATTCAGAGACTTTTAAGAAGTTGTCGGCTATGGGTGTACCGGAGAATCAGTCAGAACAACTGATTAAACATTGGAATCTTTATTGGGGAGACCAGTCGGTGTTAGGCACCTCCGGACCTGTATATCTGGGTATTGTGATTTGTATGTTGGTGTTACTGGGACTTTTCATTATCAGGTCCTGGCATAAATGGTGGCTGATCGCTATCAGTGTATTAGGCATTGTCCTGGCCTGGGGCAGTAACTTCCCTGCATTTAACTACTTTATGTTTGATCATTTCCCACTGTATAATAAATTCCGTGCACCATCACAGGCTTTGATTATTCCGCAGTTCTCTTTCGCTATCCTAGCTGTATTAACCTTGCAGGAACTGATAGGTGGTAAAATAACGAAGGAAGTGTTGATGAAAAAACTGAAATGGACAGGGTTGATTATGGCAGGTTTGCTGGTAATCATTTATGCAGCATCCTTGAGCGCGAATTATACCAACGCCACTCATGATCCGCAGAATCCAGGCGGAGATGACAGGTTCCAGTCAGAACTGACGCAGATGTTGCAGGGCAATACGCAATTGAGCGGAGAGTTAATGAGCGCATTATATGCAGACAGGGAACAGCTGTATCATCACGATGTATGGCGGGCAGCATTCTTTGCAGGTCTGGTATTCCTGTTACTATGGTTCTTCCTGAAAAAAGGATTCAATACTACTTATCTGCTGGCGGGTATTGGTATATTGGCGACAATAGATCTTTTGCAGGTAGATAGCAGGTATCTCAATAGTGAGAGTTTTATGGATGAGAGTAACTACAGCAGACCATTCCAGGCATCAGCGGCTGACCAACAGATATTACAGGATAAAGATCCTCACTACAGGGTGTTTAACCTGACGGCTCATCCTTTTGATGATGCGATGACATCCTACTTCCACAAGAGTGTAGGTGGATACCATGCAGCAAAGCTCCAACTCTATGCCGATCTTATTGAACGGCAGATCAGCAGGAATAATTTGCAGGTACTCAATATGCTCAATACAAAATATGTGATCGTACCAGGAGCAGATGGGCAACCGGTGGCTCAGCGTAACCCTGAGGCATTAGGCAATGCATGGTTTGTAAAACAGATCGTGTGGGCGAAAAATGCTGAGGAGGAAATGAGCATGTTGGATCATATGAATACCCGTGATTCTGTGGTGATTGATGGACGTTACAAAAACACGGTGAGTAGCGAGCCGGTATACGATTCAACAGCAACGATCAGCCTGATTGCCAATAATCTGAATGAGATCAGTTATAATTCCAATACGGTGAGTCCGCAGTTTGCGGTATTCTCAGAAGTTTACTATAGCCAGGGTTGGAAAGCGTATGTGGATGGTACAGAAGTACCGTATGCAAGAGTGAACTATGCTTTACGCGGTATGCCGGTTCCAGCAGGTAAACATACTATTCTGTTCAGGTTTGAACCGGCTGCATACTATACTGGTATGAAGTTATCGATTGGTAGTTACCTGGTAATGTTATTACTGCTGACCGGAGGCATAGTATTGAATTTTAGAATGAACAAAGTGAATGAGGAGAAATCAAAAAGTGTTTGA
- a CDS encoding terpene synthase family protein, which yields MYTQQLPGLYCPFPSLLNQYVEKADKHTTLWVKKYQLVTNEDTWSCYHRQKFTWMVARMFPTADLNALSIAADLNTLLFILDDQFDEHGEGSATIKQQEQFERLVHALIGIMKHNSLVSLEKGGPVLSAVSDFWKRIRKLGNLGWQVRFIESLQQAFAANLWRIEQVSRGQLPTLEEYMKWRPFFSGASFFAHLLEAIEAFYLPDYVFLDTTVKTLIMLCSNTICWANDLFSFNKELEQGDEMNIVMLICNTRGCSLEEAIATAAAIHDDQVRQFELLSAQLPSFGTVTDAQLGRYIAALSVMMKGNIEWSVKDTARYRFTMQTV from the coding sequence ATGTACACACAGCAATTGCCGGGCTTGTACTGCCCCTTTCCGTCCCTTTTAAACCAGTATGTAGAAAAAGCTGACAAACACACAACGCTTTGGGTGAAAAAATACCAACTGGTGACCAATGAAGACACCTGGTCCTGTTATCACAGACAAAAATTTACCTGGATGGTGGCCCGGATGTTTCCGACAGCCGATCTGAATGCCCTGAGCATAGCGGCGGATCTCAACACACTGCTGTTCATACTCGATGATCAGTTTGATGAACATGGAGAAGGCTCAGCTACCATCAAACAGCAAGAACAATTTGAACGACTGGTACATGCCCTGATTGGTATTATGAAGCATAACAGCCTGGTATCCCTGGAAAAAGGCGGTCCGGTACTAAGTGCTGTAAGCGACTTCTGGAAACGCATCCGTAAACTCGGCAACCTTGGCTGGCAGGTGAGATTTATTGAAAGTCTGCAACAGGCTTTTGCAGCAAATCTCTGGCGTATAGAACAAGTCAGCCGCGGACAGTTACCCACGCTGGAAGAATACATGAAATGGCGGCCCTTTTTCAGCGGCGCCAGCTTCTTTGCACACCTTTTAGAGGCGATAGAGGCATTCTACTTACCTGATTATGTATTCCTGGACACCACGGTTAAAACGCTGATTATGCTGTGCAGTAACACAATCTGCTGGGCCAATGACCTCTTTTCTTTCAACAAGGAACTGGAACAGGGAGACGAAATGAATATCGTCATGCTGATCTGTAATACCCGGGGCTGTTCCCTGGAAGAGGCTATTGCCACAGCCGCAGCCATCCATGATGACCAGGTCAGACAATTTGAACTGCTTTCTGCCCAACTACCTTCTTTCGGTACTGTCACGGATGCACAGTTAGGCCGTTACATCGCGGCATTATCCGTTATGATGAAGGGGAATATCGAATGGAGTGTAAAAGATACGGCAAGGTATCGTTTTACCATGCAGACAGTATAA
- a CDS encoding SDR family NAD(P)-dependent oxidoreductase, with translation MKHLENKVALITGGSRGMGAAIVKQLVAAGARVAFTYVRSADQAAALADAIEQGYGQKPLALQVDSADHNAVTAAIETVVSRLGAIDILVNNAGVYGERPFEEQTVADYDQMMDINVKAVYVASVTAARHMRTGGRIISIGSNMADRVAHPGATLYSMSKSALVGMTKGMARELGPRGITVNLVQPGPIDTDMNPADSAYAAGQIARLALTHFGNVNDIASLVNFLAGPESGFITGSALTIDGGSNA, from the coding sequence ATGAAACATCTTGAAAACAAAGTCGCACTGATCACAGGCGGTAGCCGTGGCATGGGTGCAGCGATCGTAAAACAGCTGGTAGCTGCCGGCGCCAGGGTGGCTTTTACATATGTACGTTCTGCCGATCAGGCGGCAGCGCTGGCCGACGCCATCGAACAAGGCTATGGACAAAAACCACTGGCTCTACAAGTAGATAGCGCTGACCATAACGCGGTTACGGCCGCCATTGAAACCGTTGTTTCCAGACTGGGAGCTATTGATATCCTGGTCAATAACGCCGGTGTATATGGAGAAAGACCGTTTGAAGAGCAAACCGTTGCCGACTATGATCAGATGATGGATATCAACGTGAAAGCCGTATACGTAGCCTCAGTAACTGCCGCCAGACATATGAGAACAGGTGGTCGTATCATCAGCATCGGCAGTAATATGGCCGATCGTGTAGCGCATCCCGGTGCAACGCTCTATTCCATGAGTAAATCAGCGCTGGTAGGCATGACGAAAGGGATGGCCCGTGAACTTGGACCCAGAGGCATCACTGTCAACCTGGTTCAACCTGGCCCCATCGATACCGATATGAATCCGGCCGATAGTGCTTATGCAGCTGGTCAGATAGCCCGGCTGGCATTGACACATTTTGGTAATGTGAACGATATTGCCAGTCTGGTGAACTTCCTGGCAGGACCTGAAAGCGGGTTTATCACTGGCAGTGCATTGACGATTGACGGCGGCTCAAATGCCTGA
- a CDS encoding winged helix-turn-helix transcriptional regulator — translation MRKESSTNTLNRNKIHLNCGMAYTLDLIGGRWKPNILWALLDGKLRYSELKKVIPDVSERILVLQLRELEKDGLITRLVYAEVPPRVEYELTNDGQSMKPMLECISDWGDKHRPEKTK, via the coding sequence ATGAGAAAGGAAAGCTCAACTAATACATTGAACAGGAATAAGATACACTTAAATTGCGGCATGGCCTATACGCTGGATCTGATAGGTGGAAGGTGGAAGCCTAACATTCTTTGGGCCCTGCTGGATGGCAAACTGCGGTATAGTGAACTGAAAAAGGTGATTCCTGACGTATCCGAGCGCATCCTTGTATTACAGCTAAGAGAGCTGGAAAAGGATGGTCTCATCACGAGACTGGTGTATGCGGAAGTGCCACCGAGAGTGGAATATGAACTCACAAACGACGGACAATCAATGAAGCCGATGTTGGAATGCATCTCTGACTGGGGTGATAAACATCGGCCTGAAAAGACAAAATAG
- a CDS encoding ATP-binding protein: protein MSLFQHISTTGYDRVTDEDQRRSLKIVNTLALVTALMAGIFGLGCYVMTWDLQLSAPALIESLLLAAVIVTNRFGKFSSAGLALILINNLSIQYYSAIMGRVTEVHLLFIFLVGLSLLVFEKDRRMRALSIGLTILAFLVGEINMYNGFITPIVTAEKRSPVQFVIRWVTIPSILILDLTVIYYYVRNMERQRKKEMRQVQEMLQTVKEHNRELEILTAQLAKATDAKTVFVRETSHEIRTPLNAIFGISQLLQLKVEQDRSLAPIRQLADHLYAASYNTREIINNVLEFSRIEAGKIDTPQLETLNVREWLEGIVNMHQYVASVKTVRIRASVADDLPQLISGDKILLSKTLNNLLSNAIKFTAQESTITLDVFRDDNKWCLQVTDQGEGIRADRLSTIFNAFVTERNIFLEGTGLGLHITRHLATLMGGDIKVYSVMGKGTTFTVNLPLQVPAETACNNDNDNDADADLCSLTDTSILIIEDDKMSQLILSRFLSGLGSRIIVAGDGMEGLLLAKASRPDIIILDSHIPGLSGKDTLAQIRADEMLQHIPVIIASGDAFKENREELLLAGADDYLVKPIEFKALQATLSKYLRANAHP, encoded by the coding sequence ATGAGTCTATTTCAACACATCTCTACAACTGGCTATGATAGAGTGACCGATGAAGACCAACGACGATCACTGAAAATTGTAAACACCCTGGCACTTGTAACTGCGCTGATGGCAGGTATATTTGGCCTTGGCTGTTATGTTATGACATGGGATCTGCAGCTATCAGCACCTGCTCTCATCGAATCCCTCCTGCTTGCCGCCGTTATTGTTACAAACCGTTTCGGAAAGTTTAGCTCCGCCGGACTGGCACTGATCCTGATCAACAACCTCAGTATCCAGTACTACAGCGCTATCATGGGACGGGTAACGGAAGTGCATCTCCTTTTTATTTTCCTGGTGGGCCTCTCACTGCTGGTCTTTGAGAAAGACAGGCGAATGCGTGCGCTTAGTATAGGATTGACCATCCTGGCATTCCTCGTCGGCGAGATCAATATGTACAATGGTTTCATCACACCTATTGTTACTGCTGAAAAGCGTTCTCCGGTACAGTTCGTTATAAGGTGGGTGACTATCCCCAGTATACTGATACTCGATCTTACGGTGATCTATTACTATGTAAGAAACATGGAGCGTCAGCGTAAAAAGGAAATGCGGCAGGTACAGGAAATGCTGCAAACGGTTAAGGAACACAATCGCGAACTGGAAATCCTGACTGCGCAACTGGCGAAGGCCACAGACGCTAAAACGGTCTTTGTAAGAGAGACCAGTCATGAGATCCGTACACCGTTGAATGCTATTTTCGGAATTAGTCAGCTCCTGCAGCTAAAAGTAGAACAGGACCGCTCTCTCGCTCCCATCCGTCAACTGGCAGATCATCTGTATGCTGCCAGTTACAACACTCGTGAGATTATCAATAATGTACTGGAATTCTCCCGTATCGAAGCGGGTAAGATCGATACACCTCAACTGGAAACATTGAATGTCCGGGAATGGCTGGAAGGGATTGTCAATATGCACCAGTACGTCGCCAGTGTGAAGACGGTGCGTATCAGGGCTTCAGTAGCAGACGATCTTCCGCAGCTGATCAGTGGCGATAAAATCCTGCTGAGTAAGACCTTGAACAACCTGTTATCCAACGCAATCAAATTCACCGCACAGGAAAGCACGATCACACTCGATGTATTCAGAGATGATAATAAATGGTGTTTGCAGGTCACAGATCAGGGGGAAGGCATCCGTGCAGACAGGTTATCTACCATTTTCAATGCTTTCGTCACTGAACGGAACATCTTTCTGGAAGGTACAGGTCTGGGATTGCATATCACCCGTCACCTCGCTACATTAATGGGCGGCGATATTAAAGTGTATAGCGTAATGGGCAAGGGCACGACATTCACCGTCAACCTTCCCCTGCAGGTACCTGCGGAGACTGCCTGTAATAATGATAATGATAATGATGCAGATGCTGATCTTTGTAGTCTGACTGATACCAGTATCCTTATCATTGAAGACGATAAAATGAGCCAGTTGATTCTGTCGCGTTTTCTCAGCGGATTGGGAAGCCGTATTATCGTAGCTGGTGATGGCATGGAAGGACTCCTGCTGGCAAAAGCTTCGCGTCCTGATATCATCATACTGGATTCTCACATTCCTGGTCTCAGCGGTAAGGACACGCTCGCGCAGATCCGTGCGGATGAAATGTTACAGCATATCCCCGTGATCATTGCCAGTGGCGATGCATTTAAGGAAAACCGCGAGGAACTGCTGCTGGCGGGCGCAGATGATTACCTGGTAAAACCAATCGAGTTTAAAGCCTTGCAGGCTACGCTCTCCAAATACCTGAGAGCAAATGCCCACCCCTGA
- a CDS encoding hemolysin family protein encodes MTLDIFFTIFLVLLNGFFVAAEFAIVKVRSSQIEVSAGRSKTVSQVAKNIVNNLDGYLAATQLGITLASLGLGWVGEKVMTELILNIFHALNFNMQEAVAHKIAIPIAFLGITILHIVFGELAPKSLAIRKPVPTTFTVALPLKLFYVVFRPFIWMLNSFANVILRMVGIRPVHEHEDIHTEEELRVIIAESHQGGVIEETEKALIQNVFNLGDRHVSALMTPRNEVVWLDVDDDPEVNKAKILTQKHTVYPIAKGDLDHTTGFVYSKDLLSDNFNGAVNNLEAISRKLLVVTVHNRTYQLLELFKRERIYQAMVVDEFGSIKGLVTINDIVDALVGNISETNEFEYEVIRNEDGSILVDGQLPFVEFLEMMGIDADPQKVNVTNFVTLGGFILDRMGKIPEAGDSINWRNLKLEVIKMDQHRIAKVHICNFDKDKEKDDNK; translated from the coding sequence ATGACCTTAGACATATTTTTCACCATCTTTCTGGTGCTGCTGAACGGTTTTTTTGTAGCAGCAGAATTTGCGATTGTGAAAGTCCGATCGTCGCAGATCGAAGTAAGTGCGGGCCGCAGCAAGACGGTTTCGCAGGTAGCCAAAAACATTGTCAATAATCTGGACGGTTACCTTGCTGCAACACAGCTGGGTATCACGTTAGCTTCTCTCGGATTGGGCTGGGTTGGGGAAAAGGTAATGACTGAATTGATCCTCAATATATTCCATGCTCTCAATTTCAACATGCAGGAAGCTGTTGCGCATAAGATTGCTATTCCTATAGCGTTCCTGGGAATTACCATTCTGCATATCGTATTCGGTGAACTGGCGCCAAAATCACTGGCCATCCGTAAACCTGTTCCTACGACATTTACAGTGGCGCTGCCCCTGAAATTGTTTTATGTAGTATTCAGACCGTTTATCTGGATGCTGAACAGTTTTGCCAACGTGATCCTGCGTATGGTAGGTATTCGTCCGGTACACGAGCACGAAGACATTCACACAGAAGAAGAATTACGTGTAATCATAGCAGAAAGCCATCAGGGTGGTGTTATTGAGGAAACAGAAAAGGCGCTTATCCAGAACGTTTTCAATCTGGGAGATCGTCATGTATCTGCGTTGATGACCCCTCGTAATGAGGTGGTATGGCTGGACGTAGATGATGATCCGGAAGTGAATAAGGCGAAGATCCTGACGCAGAAACATACTGTATATCCGATCGCTAAAGGTGATCTGGACCATACGACCGGCTTTGTATATTCCAAAGACCTGTTGAGCGATAACTTCAACGGCGCTGTCAATAACCTGGAAGCGATCAGCCGTAAACTGCTGGTGGTAACAGTACACAACCGTACCTATCAGTTGCTGGAGCTCTTCAAACGTGAGAGGATCTATCAGGCAATGGTGGTGGACGAATTTGGTTCCATTAAAGGTCTGGTGACGATCAACGATATCGTGGATGCACTGGTAGGTAATATCTCTGAAACGAATGAATTTGAATATGAGGTAATTCGCAATGAAGATGGTAGTATCCTGGTGGATGGTCAGCTGCCGTTTGTTGAATTCCTTGAAATGATGGGTATTGATGCAGATCCGCAGAAGGTAAACGTGACGAATTTCGTGACCCTGGGTGGTTTCATCCTGGACAGAATGGGTAAGATCCCTGAGGCCGGCGATAGCATCAACTGGCGTAACCTGAAGCTGGAAGTGATCAAAATGGATCAGCACCGTATCGCCAAGGTACACATCTGTAATTTCGATAAAGACAAAGAGAAGGATGACAATAAATAA